The following coding sequences are from one Lolium rigidum isolate FL_2022 chromosome 6, APGP_CSIRO_Lrig_0.1, whole genome shotgun sequence window:
- the LOC124665247 gene encoding cytochrome P450 72A397-like, whose translation MAMVLREMMSPASMPWSLVFGTLGCVLLWQAARLLDRLWRQPRRLERALRAQGLRGTSYRFLIGDVNDYERRNKEARSRSIPLRCHDIPPHVAPLLHDIVREHGKVCISWYGPYLKVTISDPDLTKEVMSNKFGHFEKLQFPALSRLLAGGLATYEGEKWVMHRRILNPAFQLEKLKLMLPAFSTCCEELVSKWVQSLGSDGTCEVDVCPELQRLTGDVISRTAFGSNYLEGTRIFQLQSEQAERLLARIKKIVIPGYLSLPTKNNRRMKAINNEIESILLSLIGKRMQAMQEGENTKDDLLGLMLESNMRDIDENGQSITGMTIKEIVEECKLFYFAGTETTSILLTWTMIVLSMHPEWQDRAREEVLGLFGKNKLVYEGFSQLKTVTMILYEVLRLYPPAVAFIRKTYKEMDIGGITYPAGVLIELPVLLMHHDPDIWGDDVHEFKPERFVDGISKASKNPGAFLPFGWGPRICIGQQFALLEAKMALCMILQHFEFELAQSYTHAVDNRKLLHPMHGAQIKLRAI comes from the exons ATGGCCATGGTTCTTAGAGAGATGATGAGTCCAGCTTCAATGCCATGGAGCTTGGTATTCGGCACCCTGGGTTGTGTGCTTCTGTGGCAGGCTGCCCGGCTGCTAGACCGGCTGTGGAGGCAACCACGGCGGCTGGAGCGGGCCTTGCGCGCCCAGGGTCTCCGCGGTACGTCGTACCGCTTCCTCATCGGCGATGTCAACGACTACGAGCGGCGGAACAAGGAGGCGCGGTCAAGGTCGATTCCACTGCGTTGCCACGACATTCCCCCCCACGTCGCGCCGCTCCTGCACGACATTGTCAGAGAGCACGGCAAGGTGTGCATATCTTGGTACGGACCGTACCTCAAGGTGACCATCAGTGACCCTGATCTAACCAAGGAGGTGATGTCCAACAAGTTCGGCCACTTCGAGAAGCTCCAGTTCCCGGCATTGTCCAGGCTGCTCGCCGGAGGCCTGGCGACATACGAGGGCGAGAAATGGGTCATGCATAGGCGGATCCTCAACCCCGCGTTCCAACTCGAGAAGCTCAAG CTCATGCTGCCAGCGTTTTCAACATGCTGTGAAGAGCTTGTCAGTAAATGGGTACAATCCCTTGGTTCTGATGGTACCTGTGAGGTGGATGTCTGTCCAGAGCTCCAAAGACTCACTGGAGATGTCATTTCTCGCACCGCGTTCGGCAGTAACTACCTTGAAGGTACCAGGATTTTCCAGCTGCAGTCCGAGCAAGCTGAGCGCCTCCTGGCTAGGATTAAGAAGATTGTCATTCCCGGTTACTT GTCGTTGCCCACGAAAAACAACAGAAGGATGAAAGCGATTAATAACGAAATCGAATCCATTCTACTCAGCCTAATTGGCAAGAGAATGCAAGCtatgcaagaaggagaaaatacAAAAGATGACTTGCTAGGCTTGATGCTTGAGTCGAACATGAGAGACATAGATGAGAATGGCCAATCCATCACTGGAATGACCATTAAGGAGATCGTGGAGGAATGCAAGCTGTTCTATTTTGCAGGAACAGAGACAACATCGATATTGCTCACATGGACAATGATTGTACTAAGTATGCATCCGGAGTGGCAGGACCGTGCAAGGGAGGAGGTTCTTGGCCTATTTGGAAAGAACAAACTTGTGTATGAAGGTTTTAGCCAACTTAAAACG GTGACCATGATTCTTTATGAGGTACTCCGGCTGTACCCACCGGCTGTCGCCTTCATCCGAAAAACATACAAGGAGATGGATATCGGAGGCATCACATACCCCGCCGGTGTGCTTATCGAGCTTCCCGTACTGTTAATGCATCACGATCCAGACATATGGGGAGACGACGTGCATGAGTTCAAGCCGGAGAGGTTTGTCGATGGGATCTCCAAGGCGTCCAAGAATCCTGGTGCCTTCCTACCATTTGGTTGGGGGCCACGGATCTGTATTGGACAGCAGTTCGCGTTGCTTGAGGCCAAGATGGCGTTGTGCATGATCCTTCAACATTTTGAGTTCGAGCTCGCACAGTCATACACACACGCAGTGGATAACAGGAAACTGTTGCATCCGATGCATGGGGCCCAAATTAAGCTCAGGGCAATTTAA